A genomic stretch from Shewanella sediminis HAW-EB3 includes:
- a CDS encoding ABC transporter permease → MNEGWLALLQQALGLLFSLDPDVWSIVSVSFSVSFAALGITLLPSMILGFMLAFGRFPGRWFVTNLIQTLQSIPTVVIGLLVYLMLTRMGPLGDLRWLFTQKGMILGQMMICAPVLVAMSQAAFTSVDRRAWETSRTLGASWFRGILTVCRELKVPLLMAIVAGFSRILTEVGCSMMVGGNIADVTRNIPTAIALETSKGDFAQAIALGLVLLILSLVLNFTLGALRGKAEPRSH, encoded by the coding sequence ATGAATGAAGGCTGGTTAGCCCTTTTACAGCAGGCCTTAGGCCTGCTGTTTTCATTGGACCCTGATGTGTGGTCCATTGTATCTGTATCTTTTTCTGTATCTTTTGCGGCTCTGGGGATCACCCTGCTACCTTCGATGATATTGGGATTTATGCTGGCTTTTGGGCGCTTTCCCGGTCGCTGGTTTGTCACCAATTTAATTCAGACTCTCCAGTCAATTCCTACCGTCGTCATTGGCCTGCTCGTCTACCTTATGCTGACCCGCATGGGCCCTCTGGGTGATCTTAGATGGCTATTTACTCAAAAAGGCATGATTTTAGGCCAGATGATGATCTGCGCTCCCGTGTTAGTCGCAATGAGTCAAGCGGCCTTTACCAGCGTCGACCGTAGAGCCTGGGAAACATCACGCACCCTTGGCGCCTCTTGGTTCAGGGGCATCTTGACGGTCTGTAGAGAGCTTAAAGTCCCGTTACTCATGGCGATCGTGGCTGGGTTTAGCCGCATCTTGACTGAAGTGGGTTGCTCCATGATGGTCGGTGGAAATATTGCGGATGTTACCCGAAACATCCCTACCGCTATTGCACTCGAGACCAGTAAAGGCGACTTTGCCCAGGCAATAGCCCTAGGTCTTGTTCTGCTCATCTTATCTCTCGTTCTTAACTTTACTTTAGGGGCGCTCAGAGGCAAAGCAGAGCCGAGGAGCCATTAG
- a CDS encoding sensor histidine kinase, whose protein sequence is MSFFPRIFGINWQQMQAKVRYRILILTLLPILLTLVSLVFITIYWNISYTGKQLFMKVKADLTVANNTLISVQKSQEKQLELVMESWEFQNDFRLFDGNKNSYRKQIDHLLDSKKQLLNLDFLRLVSVSEAAADPDLRVMLQKVKGDSAYSGLMVLEPKRLALIDPEMVKTASIPLVETPRSQKPTKKVEDRGLLSRSLLPVPDAEGNVAWYLDGGILFNRDIRIVDHIRDLVYDKGTLPERSIGTVTIFLDNTRISTNVPLHFFPQGGEVEGRALGSLVSEEVKQKVFSQGMLWVDRAFVFNDWFISAYAPLEDVQGKRIGMIYTGFSESPFIHNYLLNIIELGTILMLVLLVSGLLVYRGAYSLLQPIERIHHVVKAVQSGRNLRIGSLGLERDNELSNLAEQFDRMLDLLQRRNSQIQAAAEQLEVKVEERTRSLQEKTEELQNNVALLNETRQQLVTNEKLTALGELTAGIAHEINNPTAVILGNMELMKYELGDRAEDVEEEIDLVIQQVGRISTIIRSLLQYSRPGEFNAPLEMHQLTPIIEEMLVLVRHSIQEQKVILNQELNASYPIEVNRPQLLQVLINLVVNAAHAMDEEGRIWIRTYDWVQRGEPIGVKIEIEDEGKGIPQEQLSRIFDPFYTTRADGTGLGLSLSYGIIKRIGGTIEVSSTVGKGTLFTIGLYHKAKEEQVDTPYEGLHFNGH, encoded by the coding sequence GTGTCCTTTTTTCCTCGTATTTTTGGTATCAATTGGCAGCAGATGCAAGCTAAGGTTCGTTATCGAATTTTAATCCTTACCTTGCTGCCGATCCTGCTTACCTTAGTTAGCTTAGTATTTATTACCATCTATTGGAATATCAGCTATACGGGTAAGCAGTTGTTTATGAAGGTTAAGGCTGACCTTACTGTCGCGAACAACACGCTTATCTCTGTTCAGAAGAGTCAGGAAAAGCAGCTGGAACTCGTAATGGAATCATGGGAATTCCAGAATGATTTTCGTCTGTTCGATGGCAATAAAAATAGCTATCGAAAGCAGATCGATCATTTGCTCGATTCCAAAAAACAGCTGTTAAATTTAGATTTCTTGCGTCTGGTTAGCGTGTCAGAGGCCGCTGCCGATCCAGACCTTCGCGTCATGCTTCAGAAAGTAAAAGGTGATTCTGCATATTCAGGTTTAATGGTACTGGAACCTAAGCGCCTGGCATTAATTGATCCTGAGATGGTGAAGACGGCAAGTATTCCATTAGTTGAAACGCCCAGATCACAAAAACCGACTAAGAAAGTCGAAGACAGGGGCTTACTCAGTCGAAGTTTGTTGCCCGTTCCCGATGCCGAAGGCAATGTTGCCTGGTACTTAGATGGTGGGATCTTGTTTAATCGGGATATTCGTATCGTCGATCACATCAGAGATCTGGTTTACGACAAGGGGACACTGCCGGAACGATCTATCGGCACAGTGACTATCTTTCTCGACAATACGCGTATCAGTACCAATGTTCCCCTACATTTTTTCCCACAAGGTGGGGAAGTCGAGGGGCGTGCATTAGGCAGCTTAGTATCTGAAGAGGTTAAGCAAAAAGTTTTTTCTCAGGGAATGCTCTGGGTCGACAGAGCTTTCGTGTTCAATGATTGGTTTATCTCTGCTTATGCACCACTCGAGGATGTTCAGGGTAAGCGAATAGGGATGATTTATACCGGCTTCTCAGAATCGCCATTTATTCATAATTACCTACTTAATATTATAGAGCTGGGCACCATCTTGATGTTGGTTTTACTGGTGTCTGGATTGCTCGTCTATCGCGGTGCTTATAGCTTACTTCAGCCAATTGAGCGTATTCATCACGTGGTTAAAGCGGTGCAATCAGGACGAAACCTGCGCATCGGATCTTTGGGGCTTGAGCGAGATAATGAATTATCAAATTTAGCCGAGCAATTTGACCGAATGCTGGATCTGCTGCAGCGCCGAAATTCGCAAATCCAGGCTGCTGCCGAGCAGTTAGAGGTGAAAGTTGAAGAGCGGACACGAAGCCTGCAGGAGAAAACAGAGGAACTTCAAAACAACGTGGCTCTGCTTAATGAGACCAGACAACAACTGGTCACCAACGAGAAGCTTACCGCACTGGGTGAGCTGACCGCAGGTATTGCCCATGAGATTAATAATCCGACCGCGGTGATCTTAGGCAATATGGAGTTGATGAAATATGAGCTAGGCGATAGGGCGGAGGATGTTGAGGAGGAGATCGATCTCGTGATCCAACAGGTGGGACGGATCAGTACCATTATCCGTAGCCTGCTGCAGTATAGTCGCCCTGGTGAGTTCAATGCTCCACTTGAGATGCATCAACTCACTCCGATTATCGAAGAGATGTTGGTATTGGTGCGCCACTCGATTCAAGAGCAGAAGGTGATATTGAATCAGGAGTTGAACGCCAGTTATCCGATAGAGGTGAACCGTCCTCAGTTATTGCAAGTGTTGATTAATCTCGTGGTTAATGCGGCCCATGCAATGGATGAAGAGGGAAGGATCTGGATCCGAACCTATGATTGGGTCCAAAGAGGTGAACCTATCGGGGTTAAGATCGAAATTGAAGATGAAGGTAAAGGGATCCCACAAGAGCAGCTGAGTCGTATCTTCGATCCATTCTATACCACCAGAGCCGACGGTACGGGTCTGGGGCTATCTTTGAGTTACGGAATTATTAAGCGTATTGGTGGAACGATAGAGGTCAGCTCTACGGTGGGCAAGGGAACGCTATTTACCATAGGTTTATATCATAAAGCTAAGGAGGAGCAGGTAGATACCCCTTATGAGGGGCTGCACTTTAATGGTCATTGA
- a CDS encoding substrate-binding domain-containing protein, protein MLNLKSIFSFALAATLVTGMPAQAEEIIKLATTTSTENSGLLKNLLPKFEAESGYKVQVIATGTGKALKLARQGDVDVIMTHAPAAEAKFVDEGFGLLPRGIMENDFVILGPKNDPAKIRNSKTVEEAFAKIAESGAIFVSRGDNSGTNMKEMIIWNNAKVDASFAGYKSVGQGMGKTLLMANELQGYTLSDRGTFVAYKAKLDMAIDFDGGQALANPYQIMLINPAKYPDLNHKGARAFSDWLIGAEAQGMINSYKVQGEQLFKATYSE, encoded by the coding sequence ATGTTAAACCTTAAATCTATCTTCAGCTTTGCATTAGCCGCGACGCTAGTCACAGGTATGCCGGCACAAGCCGAAGAGATTATAAAGTTAGCCACAACAACAAGTACTGAGAACTCAGGCTTATTGAAAAACTTATTACCCAAGTTTGAAGCCGAAAGCGGCTACAAAGTTCAGGTCATTGCAACCGGTACCGGTAAGGCCCTCAAGCTTGCCCGTCAAGGCGATGTCGACGTCATCATGACACATGCCCCTGCAGCAGAAGCTAAATTTGTAGATGAAGGTTTCGGTCTTTTGCCTCGCGGCATAATGGAAAACGATTTTGTGATCTTGGGCCCTAAAAATGACCCGGCTAAGATCCGTAACAGTAAGACAGTTGAAGAGGCATTTGCTAAAATAGCCGAATCAGGCGCCATTTTTGTTTCTCGTGGAGACAACTCCGGCACAAACATGAAAGAGATGATCATCTGGAACAATGCTAAGGTCGATGCCTCTTTTGCCGGTTATAAGTCTGTTGGTCAGGGAATGGGTAAAACCCTATTGATGGCAAACGAACTTCAAGGTTACACACTTTCTGATCGTGGTACCTTCGTGGCCTACAAGGCAAAGCTGGATATGGCTATCGATTTTGATGGCGGCCAGGCATTAGCAAACCCATACCAGATCATGTTAATTAACCCTGCAAAATACCCTGATCTAAACCACAAAGGCGCCAGAGCCTTTAGTGACTGGTTGATTGGCGCCGAAGCTCAAGGCATGATCAATAGTTATAAAGTTCAAGGTGAGCAACTATTTAAGGCAACTTATAGCGAATGA
- a CDS encoding bifunctional molybdopterin-guanine dinucleotide biosynthesis adaptor protein MobB/molybdopterin molybdotransferase MoeA gives MSIPFTNPLTIPVLGFCAYSGTGKTTLLKKLIPELNRRGVKLAVIKHAHHNFDVDIPGKDSYEMRKAGARQMLVASHVRWALMTEDAVGDDPKLPHLLQQIEQDSVDIVLVEGFKKLELPKIELHRAAHDKPFIHTHDKNIQAIACCDETELPGDLRRLDINDVAQIADFVIEYANNWQPASVNLPLSPAPECGCEVDTSKTLSVRQGIDKILSYVNPITAGEVLPLDELNSRVLAEDAISPVDVPQQTNSAMDGYAFKHSSPMLASYKIVADVMAGHQYSKVLQTGEAVRIMTGATVPAGADTVQMKELATELEGQVSFQGDITLGQHIRLAGEDIAKGHTALAANARLQAPEQGLLASLGFGQLPVFKRPRVAIFSTGDEVCQPGEPLQPNCIYDSNRFTIKSMVRKLGCEVIDLGIIHDSEDALADALSQAAVDADVVISSGGVSVGDADFIKLALERVGQINFWRINMRPGRPLAFGQIGDSLFFGLPGNPVAVMVSFMQFVQPALRKLAGENSWAPTMVPAITDTGLRSRVGRTEFTRGIYHLGTDGKLHVTTTGAQGSGMLSSMVKGNCFIVISEKDDQLNPGDTVYIQPFADLL, from the coding sequence ATGAGCATCCCTTTTACCAATCCGTTAACAATTCCTGTTCTCGGATTTTGTGCCTATAGTGGCACAGGAAAGACCACGCTATTAAAGAAACTGATCCCCGAATTAAATCGCAGGGGGGTGAAGCTGGCAGTCATAAAGCATGCTCATCATAACTTCGATGTGGATATTCCGGGTAAAGACAGTTACGAAATGCGTAAGGCTGGTGCTCGCCAGATGCTGGTCGCCTCACACGTAAGATGGGCACTGATGACGGAAGATGCCGTCGGGGATGACCCTAAGCTACCTCACCTGCTCCAGCAGATTGAACAAGATAGTGTCGATATCGTATTGGTGGAAGGCTTTAAAAAACTCGAACTCCCAAAGATTGAACTCCATCGTGCCGCCCACGACAAACCTTTCATCCATACCCATGACAAGAACATTCAGGCAATAGCTTGCTGTGATGAAACTGAACTTCCTGGTGACTTGAGACGACTGGACATCAATGATGTCGCTCAAATTGCCGACTTCGTTATCGAGTATGCTAACAACTGGCAGCCAGCAAGTGTCAACTTACCGCTCTCTCCGGCACCAGAGTGTGGCTGTGAGGTCGATACCAGTAAGACCCTGTCGGTAAGACAAGGCATAGATAAGATCTTATCTTACGTTAATCCCATCACAGCTGGTGAAGTGCTCCCTCTGGATGAGCTCAACAGCCGGGTACTCGCCGAAGATGCGATATCTCCTGTCGATGTACCTCAACAGACCAATTCGGCCATGGACGGATACGCCTTCAAGCACTCCAGCCCCATGCTAGCCAGTTATAAGATTGTCGCCGATGTCATGGCGGGACATCAATACTCGAAGGTGCTACAGACAGGTGAAGCGGTACGTATCATGACAGGTGCCACGGTACCCGCAGGAGCCGACACCGTTCAGATGAAGGAGTTGGCCACAGAGCTGGAAGGTCAGGTTAGCTTTCAGGGTGATATCACCCTGGGACAACATATCCGACTCGCAGGCGAGGACATAGCTAAAGGCCATACGGCCCTGGCCGCCAACGCTCGACTGCAAGCACCAGAACAGGGACTACTGGCCTCACTGGGTTTTGGCCAGCTGCCGGTATTCAAACGCCCCAGAGTCGCCATTTTCTCAACCGGTGATGAAGTGTGTCAGCCCGGAGAGCCACTACAACCGAACTGCATCTATGACTCAAACCGCTTTACCATCAAATCTATGGTCAGAAAGTTGGGCTGTGAAGTCATAGATCTTGGGATCATTCACGACTCAGAAGATGCACTTGCCGATGCACTTAGCCAAGCCGCGGTCGATGCCGATGTGGTGATAAGCTCCGGCGGTGTATCCGTCGGCGATGCCGATTTTATCAAACTGGCACTCGAGCGAGTCGGCCAGATTAACTTCTGGCGTATCAATATGCGACCGGGACGACCACTGGCCTTCGGCCAGATTGGCGATAGCCTCTTCTTCGGCCTGCCCGGTAACCCGGTTGCGGTTATGGTCTCCTTTATGCAATTTGTACAACCTGCACTGAGAAAATTAGCCGGAGAAAACAGTTGGGCACCGACTATGGTACCCGCGATCACAGATACAGGTCTTCGTAGCCGTGTGGGTCGCACCGAATTTACCAGAGGCATCTATCACTTAGGTACCGATGGGAAACTACATGTCACGACGACAGGCGCACAAGGTTCAGGGATGTTGAGCTCTATGGTAAAAGGAAACTGTTTCATCGTTATCAGCGAAAAAGATGATCAGTTAAATCCTGGTGATACCGTTTATATTCAACCTTTTGCCGATCTACTCTAG
- a CDS encoding sigma-54-dependent transcriptional regulator, which translates to MLESPLNESKCPKEDNMSQNKKDLKPLPSAVSVLIVDDEPGMRSFLKKALSKKFALVETASSVEDAEQLRSRCHFDLLVVDIRLPGRSGIEWHEALNDQERRSDIIFMTGYADMDVAIKALRAGASDFIMKPFHLEQMMKAVDRCIERRLLKRENLMLRREVSIGQSSTIIGSSDAMQEVKHVIERVAPTNAVILIEGESGTGKELVARQLHLLSGRQGPFVPVNCGAIAPELLESELFGHAAGAFTGAKGNREGLFSFASGGTIFLDEIGEMPLKMQTALLRVLEQRTIRPVGSEKETNIDVRVLAATNRKLAEEVEEGNFRRDLYYRLNVLDIVIPPLRDRPEDVVELTHHFTRQLASELGVKEVVWSHEDMLKLQQHEWPGNIRELRNMIERCILLGKPPAEYWKQQPKSDMPNESGYPLDWGLKEVEKHHVTQVVDLHNGNKSAAARDLGVSRKTLDRKYKEWFDTDKQEES; encoded by the coding sequence ATGCTAGAATCACCATTAAATGAGTCAAAATGTCCTAAAGAAGACAATATGAGCCAAAATAAAAAAGATTTGAAACCCCTTCCTTCCGCCGTATCTGTGCTTATTGTAGATGATGAGCCCGGTATGCGTAGCTTTCTGAAAAAGGCGCTCTCTAAAAAATTCGCTCTGGTCGAGACCGCCTCCAGCGTCGAGGACGCAGAACAGTTAAGAAGTCGATGCCATTTTGACCTCTTGGTCGTGGATATTCGTCTACCTGGTCGTTCCGGAATTGAATGGCATGAAGCATTAAATGATCAGGAGAGACGCTCGGACATCATCTTTATGACGGGTTATGCGGATATGGATGTTGCTATCAAGGCACTAAGAGCCGGAGCATCAGACTTTATCATGAAGCCATTTCATCTTGAGCAGATGATGAAAGCGGTCGATCGCTGTATCGAACGTCGTTTGCTCAAGCGTGAAAACTTGATGCTGCGTCGTGAAGTCTCTATTGGCCAGTCCTCTACTATTATCGGTAGTAGCGATGCCATGCAAGAGGTGAAGCATGTCATCGAACGTGTAGCGCCAACGAATGCCGTGATCTTAATTGAAGGCGAGTCGGGTACGGGTAAAGAGTTAGTCGCGAGACAATTGCATCTGCTGAGTGGACGCCAAGGGCCTTTTGTTCCGGTTAATTGTGGTGCTATTGCGCCGGAACTTCTTGAGAGTGAGCTCTTTGGTCATGCGGCCGGTGCCTTTACCGGAGCGAAGGGCAATCGTGAGGGCCTGTTTAGCTTTGCCTCCGGTGGCACAATCTTTCTCGATGAGATCGGTGAGATGCCTCTTAAGATGCAGACGGCTCTACTTAGGGTTCTGGAGCAGAGAACGATCCGTCCCGTCGGTAGTGAGAAAGAGACAAATATTGATGTCCGGGTATTGGCGGCAACAAACCGTAAGCTCGCGGAAGAGGTCGAAGAGGGTAACTTCAGACGAGACCTTTATTACCGTTTGAATGTGTTAGATATCGTGATCCCTCCTCTCAGAGATAGGCCGGAAGATGTCGTTGAATTAACACATCACTTTACCAGGCAGTTGGCGTCTGAACTCGGTGTTAAAGAGGTCGTTTGGAGCCATGAAGATATGCTGAAATTACAACAGCATGAGTGGCCTGGAAATATCCGTGAACTGAGAAACATGATTGAGCGCTGTATCTTACTGGGTAAGCCTCCTGCGGAGTATTGGAAGCAGCAGCCAAAATCTGACATGCCCAATGAATCGGGTTATCCATTAGATTGGGGACTAAAGGAGGTTGAAAAACATCACGTTACTCAAGTCGTCGACCTTCACAATGGCAATAAATCTGCCGCGGCGAGGGATCTAGGGGTTTCGCGGAAAACTTTAGATAGGAAGTATAAAGAGTGGTTCGATACCGATAAACAAGAGGAGAGTTAA
- a CDS encoding 7-cyano-7-deazaguanine/7-aminomethyl-7-deazaguanine transporter, producing the protein MLTLTNAQIRRALLVLVGFHILIICASNYLVQLPFQIFELHTTWGAFSFPFVYLATDLTVRIFGQSAARRIILKAMIPALLISYLMGVIFHQGSFQGFTALSEFNNFVFRIAFASFAAYLIGQLMDITVFAKLRNTQSWWVAPAASTLIGNLVDTLVFFSLAFYASSDSFMAAHWPEIASVDYGFKLIVSLGLFLPAYGVLLKVLERKIVKLPTQQELATN; encoded by the coding sequence ATGTTAACGTTAACAAATGCGCAAATTCGCCGTGCACTGCTGGTGCTTGTCGGCTTCCACATACTGATCATATGCGCCAGTAACTATTTGGTTCAACTGCCTTTTCAGATATTTGAACTTCATACTACCTGGGGAGCATTCAGCTTTCCATTCGTCTACCTTGCTACCGATCTCACCGTCAGAATTTTCGGTCAAAGCGCGGCCAGGCGCATCATTCTAAAAGCGATGATTCCAGCCTTGCTTATCTCATATTTAATGGGCGTTATTTTTCATCAGGGCAGCTTTCAAGGCTTCACAGCACTATCTGAATTCAATAACTTTGTTTTTCGTATTGCCTTCGCCAGCTTCGCCGCCTACCTCATTGGCCAGCTCATGGATATCACCGTCTTCGCCAAATTAAGAAATACGCAATCTTGGTGGGTAGCACCTGCAGCATCGACCCTTATCGGTAACCTGGTTGATACCTTGGTTTTCTTCTCGCTAGCTTTTTACGCCTCCAGCGATAGCTTTATGGCTGCACATTGGCCTGAAATAGCCAGCGTCGACTATGGCTTTAAACTGATTGTAAGCTTAGGGTTGTTTCTACCGGCATATGGCGTGCTATTAAAGGTACTGGAACGAAAAATCGTAAAATTACCAACTCAACAAGAACTGGCCACTAACTAA
- the mobA gene encoding molybdenum cofactor guanylyltransferase MobA, producing the protein MSLQIDAVILAGGMARRMGGNDKGLVELQAQPMIKHAIDRIKPQVREILINANRNQTRYAEFGYQVISDEDSGYLGPLAGMITAMGQTQAKYLLVVPCDCPLLPADLVERMLSQLEKENADLAVASDGKREQPVVLLLKPELRDSMKAFLDAGERKIDFWYAKHNCAVADFSDQPNAFVNVNTPEQKQQLSEAIAK; encoded by the coding sequence ATGTCATTGCAAATTGATGCAGTTATTTTAGCCGGAGGCATGGCCAGGCGCATGGGGGGAAATGACAAAGGTTTAGTCGAACTCCAGGCACAACCTATGATAAAACACGCCATAGATCGCATAAAACCACAAGTTAGAGAGATCCTGATCAACGCAAACCGTAACCAAACCCGTTATGCTGAGTTCGGCTATCAAGTTATCAGTGACGAAGATTCTGGTTATCTTGGGCCGCTAGCAGGAATGATCACTGCGATGGGGCAAACACAGGCCAAGTATCTTCTTGTCGTTCCTTGTGATTGTCCGCTTTTGCCGGCTGACCTTGTCGAGCGCATGCTCTCCCAATTAGAGAAAGAAAATGCCGACCTTGCAGTAGCAAGTGACGGGAAGCGCGAACAACCTGTAGTACTACTTTTAAAGCCGGAATTAAGAGACTCGATGAAAGCCTTCTTAGATGCTGGCGAACGTAAAATCGACTTTTGGTACGCTAAACATAACTGCGCCGTAGCTGACTTTTCAGATCAGCCGAACGCCTTTGTTAATGTGAATACGCCAGAACAAAAACAACAACTTTCTGAGGCAATTGCCAAATAA
- a CDS encoding GNAT family N-acetyltransferase codes for MYNVEIETTTELTPDLLNCLLDIHRQIPEFDKPYPESEYQVRLNHKPILIMFIRVEGELAGFKLGYELNGSTFYSWLGGVIPEYRNLGLAQHLLQAQESWARESGYQQIEVKTLNRFSSMLAMLTASRYQITNMTQATDKVENNKIKLQKSLIEAV; via the coding sequence ATGTACAACGTAGAGATAGAAACAACGACTGAGCTTACCCCAGATCTGCTGAACTGCTTACTCGATATACATCGACAGATCCCTGAATTTGATAAGCCATATCCTGAATCAGAGTATCAAGTACGGCTTAATCATAAGCCTATACTGATCATGTTTATCAGAGTAGAAGGTGAACTTGCAGGTTTTAAGCTAGGGTACGAACTCAATGGCTCTACTTTCTATAGCTGGCTGGGAGGTGTGATTCCAGAGTATCGAAATTTAGGTTTAGCCCAGCACCTGCTACAGGCTCAAGAATCTTGGGCCAGAGAAAGTGGATATCAACAGATAGAAGTTAAAACCCTGAACCGGTTTTCATCTATGTTAGCCATGCTAACCGCCAGTCGATATCAAATCACCAACATGACTCAAGCGACTGATAAAGTTGAAAATAATAAGATAAAACTACAAAAATCACTCATAGAAGCAGTGTAA
- the moaA gene encoding GTP 3',8-cyclase MoaA produces the protein MSLIVDTFGRKVEYLRLSVTDRCDFRCVYCMSEDPCFLNREQVLSLEELAWVGQAFTELGVRKIRLTGGEPLVRTDCDQLVKLLGDLPGLSELSMTTNGSRLTKFAEKMRGSGLGRLNISLDTLKPELFTELTRNGKLERVIEGIDAAKAAGFTRIKINAVILRGQNDDEVLDLIEFCRGRELDIAFIEEMPLGIIDERKKSRHCSSEEVKSIISKRYELSVSNKRTGGPARYYTMPGSSIHVGFISPHSNNFCHECNRVRVTVEGRLLLCLGNEHSVDLKAILREFPGDIEKLKTAILDAIKLKPKEHVFGPEGDVQILRFMNATGG, from the coding sequence ATGAGTTTGATCGTCGATACCTTCGGACGTAAGGTAGAATATTTGCGTCTTTCTGTTACTGACAGATGTGATTTTCGTTGTGTTTACTGCATGAGCGAAGACCCCTGTTTTCTCAATCGTGAACAAGTCCTCAGCTTAGAGGAGCTGGCCTGGGTGGGTCAGGCATTTACTGAGCTGGGTGTAAGAAAAATTCGCCTCACCGGCGGCGAACCTTTGGTACGCACAGACTGTGACCAACTGGTCAAACTGCTCGGCGACCTGCCAGGGTTATCGGAGCTATCGATGACCACCAATGGTTCCCGGCTTACCAAGTTTGCTGAAAAGATGCGTGGCTCGGGTCTTGGCAGGCTCAATATCAGCCTGGATACATTAAAACCTGAACTCTTCACCGAATTGACCCGTAATGGCAAACTTGAGCGTGTCATTGAGGGTATCGATGCCGCTAAAGCCGCTGGCTTTACACGCATCAAGATCAATGCGGTTATTCTAAGAGGCCAAAATGATGATGAAGTCCTGGACTTGATCGAATTTTGTCGTGGCAGAGAGTTGGACATCGCTTTCATCGAAGAGATGCCACTCGGCATTATCGATGAGCGTAAGAAGAGTCGTCACTGCAGCAGTGAGGAGGTAAAATCAATTATCTCAAAGCGGTATGAACTCAGTGTATCGAACAAGCGTACCGGTGGACCCGCGCGTTACTACACCATGCCGGGTAGCTCTATTCATGTGGGCTTCATCTCTCCACACAGCAACAACTTCTGCCATGAATGTAACCGCGTTCGCGTCACTGTAGAGGGCCGTTTGTTACTCTGTTTAGGTAACGAACACTCCGTCGATCTAAAAGCCATCCTCAGAGAATTTCCCGGTGATATCGAGAAGTTAAAAACCGCCATTTTAGATGCCATCAAGCTTAAACCTAAAGAGCATGTTTTTGGGCCCGAGGGCGATGTGCAGATCTTACGCTTTATGAACGCGACAGGCGGATAG
- a CDS encoding ABC transporter ATP-binding protein — MVKLVANNLEMKFGERHIFSVDRLQLSQGQTIHLQGDNGCGKTTLMKLLAGLISPSRGAITTEGFEPLPWWRSNALLGKAVYLHQHPYLFDGSVEYNLSYPHPFCNMTKQQLSDRTQTAIEMAELTHLKNQAASSLSGGEKQRLAIARAWIMQPKLLMLDEPTSNMDRFSQDLVLAMISDLQQLGTGMLISSHQSCVLTSLCNQTWVIENQHIMSSSTADNIPASAPINLQEPRYVIAN; from the coding sequence ATGGTCAAATTAGTCGCTAATAATCTAGAGATGAAGTTTGGTGAAAGACATATATTCAGTGTCGACAGGCTTCAGTTGTCTCAGGGACAAACGATACACCTTCAGGGCGATAACGGTTGTGGAAAGACCACCCTGATGAAACTGCTTGCCGGTCTGATATCTCCCAGCAGAGGGGCCATAACAACTGAAGGCTTCGAGCCACTGCCATGGTGGCGTTCCAATGCCTTGTTAGGCAAAGCCGTCTATCTACATCAACATCCGTATCTGTTCGATGGCAGCGTCGAATATAATCTGAGTTACCCTCATCCGTTTTGCAACATGACAAAACAGCAACTGAGTGATCGCACCCAAACTGCAATTGAGATGGCTGAGTTAACTCATCTCAAAAACCAAGCGGCATCGAGCCTATCGGGTGGTGAAAAACAACGGCTCGCTATCGCCAGAGCCTGGATAATGCAGCCTAAGTTATTAATGTTAGATGAGCCTACATCCAATATGGACAGGTTTTCACAAGACTTGGTTTTGGCCATGATCTCCGATCTTCAACAGCTTGGAACGGGAATGTTAATCAGTAGCCACCAATCTTGTGTGCTAACCAGTTTATGCAATCAAACCTGGGTCATTGAAAATCAACATATAATGTCATCTTCCACGGCGGACAATATTCCAGCCTCAGCTCCAATAAATCTACAGGAACCAAGATATGTCATTGCAAATTGA